The following proteins are co-located in the Candidatus Lokiarchaeota archaeon genome:
- a CDS encoding 4Fe-4S dicluster domain-containing protein, translating into MGLNYDRETCTGCGMCLKVCNFGAIKKDGKKVAFDMNKCVLCGSCEEVCPVDAIEIERKAVDQEALEGYEGVWVVCETKEGRLRSVANELVTEGRVLADKLGEDLTAVIVGHDIDDLAQPLIYQGADKVLLIDDEIYSDYTTDAYTIAVTSLISSRDPSIVLYGATSNGRDLAPRVAARLGLGLTADCTALDIDDEGQLVQTRPAFGGNVMAEIITPYTRPQMATVRPNVFKVAEPDESREGEIEKVDITIDKSQIRTEVLDTVIEKVEGMKSVEEADIVVCSGRGIKDPSNLDLPKKLADLLDAAVGGSRPIVDAGWLPPTQQVGQSGRTICPKLYFAFGISGAIQHLAGMRSSDIIVAVNKDPEAPIFEVADFGIVGDLFDVVPEIIEQIKKLQEER; encoded by the coding sequence ATGGGTTTGAATTACGATAGAGAGACTTGTACTGGATGCGGCATGTGTCTAAAAGTATGCAATTTTGGAGCAATTAAGAAGGATGGCAAGAAAGTCGCCTTCGATATGAACAAATGTGTACTCTGTGGCTCCTGTGAGGAAGTGTGCCCCGTTGATGCTATCGAAATCGAACGAAAAGCCGTGGACCAGGAAGCTCTTGAAGGTTACGAAGGTGTTTGGGTAGTTTGTGAGACCAAAGAGGGAAGACTGCGTAGTGTCGCTAACGAACTCGTAACAGAGGGAAGGGTGCTTGCTGACAAACTAGGTGAGGACCTTACTGCAGTTATCGTTGGCCATGACATCGACGACCTGGCTCAGCCGCTCATCTACCAGGGGGCTGACAAGGTTCTGCTTATCGACGATGAAATCTACTCGGACTACACCACTGATGCGTATACAATCGCTGTAACCTCTCTGATATCCTCCAGAGATCCTTCAATAGTACTCTATGGTGCGACAAGCAATGGCAGAGACTTGGCTCCTCGCGTTGCAGCCAGACTTGGACTTGGACTTACTGCGGACTGCACGGCACTTGACATCGATGATGAAGGTCAACTCGTTCAGACACGCCCTGCATTTGGTGGCAACGTCATGGCTGAAATCATCACTCCATATACCCGCCCACAGATGGCCACTGTTCGTCCCAATGTATTCAAAGTGGCTGAACCGGATGAATCACGAGAGGGTGAAATCGAAAAGGTCGACATTACAATCGACAAATCACAGATCCGGACCGAAGTCCTTGACACCGTCATCGAAAAGGTCGAAGGAATGAAATCGGTCGAAGAGGCTGACATAGTTGTCTGTAGCGGCCGTGGCATCAAAGATCCTTCCAACCTGGACCTTCCCAAGAAATTGGCTGACTTGCTCGACGCTGCTGTTGGCGGCTCACGTCCCATCGTCGACGCAGGCTGGCTCCCACCAACCCAGCAGGTCGGCCAGTCTGGACGCACCATCTGTCCCAAACTCTACTTCGCTTTCGGTATCAGTGGTGCAATTCAACATCTAGCAGGAATGAGAAGCAGCGATATTATAGTAGCTGTCAACAAGGATCCAGAAGCGCCGATTTTCGAAGTAGCTGATTTCGGCATCGTAGGAGATTTGTTCGATGTTGTCCCTGAAATCATCGAGCAGATCAAGAAACTGCAAGAAGAAAGGTAG
- a CDS encoding GNAT family N-acetyltransferase has translation MDCKIREWDRRADIVFFKKAELEAFKGTIPNADDLTESEIRNKLKEMDENDPVDLTDPSHEVFIAETDEAGAIGLAWIQDREPFWRFETQLTWIFNLYVISQFRRKGIARQLLEYIEAWTRKQGLSRIGLHVIEWNTAARKLYESLGYSLLHSHNESRFYEKVLSNEE, from the coding sequence ATGGATTGCAAAATAAGGGAATGGGACAGAAGAGCTGACATAGTATTTTTCAAGAAGGCGGAACTGGAGGCATTCAAAGGAACGATTCCAAACGCCGATGATTTGACCGAGTCGGAAATCAGAAACAAGCTCAAAGAAATGGATGAAAACGACCCTGTCGACCTCACTGATCCAAGTCATGAAGTTTTCATTGCTGAGACGGATGAAGCAGGGGCAATCGGATTGGCATGGATCCAAGATAGGGAGCCGTTCTGGCGGTTTGAAACCCAGCTCACTTGGATATTCAATCTATATGTCATTTCACAGTTTCGCAGAAAAGGTATAGCACGGCAGCTCCTTGAGTACATCGAAGCATGGACTCGCAAGCAGGGGTTGTCTCGAATCGGCCTTCATGTCATCGAATGGAATACAGCAGCAAGAAAACTGTACGAGTCATTGGGGTACAGCTTGCTACATAGCCACAATGAGAGCCGGTTCTATGAGAAAGTGTTATCGAACGAAGAGTGA
- a CDS encoding electron transfer flavoprotein subunit beta produces MKIVVPIKQVPEVAEVKIDPETNTLVREGVPSILNPFDEFAVEAAMQLKEQYGGEVTIITMGPPQAKDALYKALAMGGDKAVLLTDRAFAGADTWATSYTLAQQIKKMDYDLVICGKQAIDGDTAQVGPEIAELLGIPQICYVRDIEVSDDEKHITVHRETDEGYEVVKGKMPLLLTATKGLNEPRLPNIMGIMKAKKKPLEEVSFEDLGVDEDEVGLKGSPTQVRKVFPPEKKKGGIKIEPETPEEGAKQLVEFLAKKGAI; encoded by the coding sequence ATGAAAATTGTAGTGCCAATAAAACAAGTTCCCGAAGTAGCAGAGGTCAAGATTGACCCGGAGACTAACACGCTTGTGCGTGAAGGTGTGCCGTCAATTCTGAATCCATTTGACGAATTCGCTGTAGAAGCTGCGATGCAGTTGAAGGAGCAGTACGGCGGTGAGGTCACCATTATCACCATGGGCCCCCCACAGGCAAAGGATGCGCTTTACAAAGCCTTAGCAATGGGTGGCGACAAGGCTGTTCTCCTCACTGATCGAGCTTTTGCAGGGGCTGATACCTGGGCAACATCATACACTCTTGCACAGCAGATTAAGAAGATGGATTACGATCTGGTGATTTGTGGCAAACAGGCCATTGATGGTGATACTGCACAGGTCGGTCCTGAAATCGCAGAATTGCTGGGTATTCCACAGATCTGTTATGTCCGCGATATCGAGGTATCTGATGACGAGAAGCATATTACTGTTCACAGGGAGACCGACGAAGGTTACGAAGTTGTCAAAGGCAAGATGCCCTTGCTACTTACTGCTACCAAGGGTCTCAATGAACCACGGTTGCCGAATATTATGGGTATTATGAAGGCGAAGAAGAAACCGCTGGAAGAAGTGAGCTTTGAGGACCTTGGTGTGGATGAAGACGAAGTTGGGTTGAAGGGCTCACCAACTCAGGTCAGAAAGGTGTTCCCGCCTGAAAAGAAGAAAGGTGGTATCAAAATAGAACCCGAGACTCCTGAGGAAGGAGCCAAACAACTTGTTGAATTCCTCGCGAAGAAGGGGGCGATATGA
- a CDS encoding ArsR family transcriptional regulator → MSDDIDNLRDELREVRELKETLREEIEDLRRERKNLRSKARIRRESSRRTTESRHAPRGPFIDLSGMTESLSDMMEGINEQIQASVEGIGDFRVKVPPVRVHRAKRKWDREEIEQIPPERVAEVISPLGSEERLRILEFLKDGAKSFNELENHVGRTGSSLTHHLNPLLEAGYVVKGEVRGTYYITIEGRLAYRLSQWLTSQVEDERRVQNGKKTAGTNGEVSVEFDKKENGNDVEEDDEFRSDV, encoded by the coding sequence ATGAGCGACGACATTGACAACCTACGAGATGAGCTCCGCGAAGTGCGAGAGCTCAAAGAAACCCTCCGTGAAGAAATTGAGGATCTTCGCCGAGAAAGGAAGAACCTTCGAAGCAAAGCCCGGATTCGGCGGGAATCATCTCGCCGTACTACTGAATCTCGTCATGCCCCTCGTGGACCCTTCATTGATTTGAGTGGTATGACCGAAAGCTTGAGCGACATGATGGAAGGCATAAACGAACAGATTCAGGCCTCTGTAGAGGGCATCGGTGATTTCAGAGTCAAGGTTCCTCCAGTACGGGTCCATCGCGCGAAGCGTAAATGGGATCGTGAAGAAATCGAGCAAATACCCCCCGAGCGTGTTGCTGAGGTAATCAGTCCTCTGGGAAGTGAAGAGCGATTACGTATTCTCGAGTTTCTGAAAGACGGCGCCAAATCGTTCAATGAACTGGAGAATCATGTTGGGCGAACGGGAAGTTCACTAACCCATCATCTCAATCCTTTGCTTGAAGCTGGATACGTTGTGAAAGGCGAGGTGCGGGGAACCTATTACATTACTATTGAAGGCAGACTAGCGTATCGGTTATCACAGTGGTTAACTAGCCAAGTTGAAGATGAGAGAAGAGTACAAAACGGAAAGAAAACTGCTGGAACCAATGGTGAAGTCTCGGTTGAGTTTGATAAAAAGGAGAACGGAAACGACGTTGAAGAAGATGATGAATTTAGGAGCGATGTGTAA
- a CDS encoding ATP-binding cassette domain-containing protein, producing the protein MGEVTVKALRGVSFDVHQGELISILGPSGSGKSTLLNLAGALDRPTSGKVVLSGVNLNELDDDELAGMRKSVGFVFQFFNLISRLDAKGNVELPLTISGMSKDERKALVTDALTKVGLAERMDHKPAELSGGERQRVAIARALVNDPTFLLMDEPTGNLDSETAQDIMNLVIGLNEEQHITCIIVTHDPEVSKETPRILRMRDGHIVSDGGN; encoded by the coding sequence ATGGGTGAAGTGACAGTCAAAGCCTTACGTGGAGTCAGTTTTGATGTCCACCAGGGCGAACTGATTTCGATTCTGGGGCCAAGTGGAAGCGGCAAATCCACCTTGCTTAACCTAGCAGGCGCTCTGGACCGACCAACCAGCGGAAAGGTAGTCTTGAGCGGTGTGAACCTTAACGAACTGGATGATGATGAACTTGCCGGCATGAGGAAATCCGTGGGTTTTGTCTTTCAGTTCTTTAATCTCATCTCCCGGCTAGATGCCAAGGGCAATGTGGAGCTTCCCCTTACCATTTCAGGAATGTCAAAGGATGAGCGGAAGGCCTTGGTAACTGATGCTCTTACCAAGGTTGGTCTTGCGGAACGAATGGACCACAAACCTGCTGAGCTCAGCGGTGGTGAACGTCAACGGGTTGCTATTGCACGGGCACTTGTCAATGATCCAACATTTTTGCTCATGGATGAGCCAACCGGTAATCTTGACTCGGAGACGGCTCAGGATATTATGAATCTCGTTATAGGATTAAACGAAGAGCAGCATATTACCTGTATCATCGTTACTCATGATCCAGAGGTTTCCAAGGAAACGCCACGAATTCTCAGAATGCGGGATGGGCATATTGTGTCTGACGGGGGGAACTAG
- a CDS encoding FtsX-like permease family protein, with protein MIQRFPRKRHEFSECGMGILCLTGGTRLKARDILSYSFGAIRLRKVRSGLTTLGIVIGVGAIVALLSFTQGFQVAITGQFQEGLSTDVVNVQTGSTGFGFNSNEDSDFALYANDTELINEIDGVVTSSATISKTVTVELDDSDRTLSLTGADFDAYHEMYSTFVAEHGVIPDNPANDEMVIGHRLYDPWNNGTHLVELGDTVNVYYTVRNGTKLVPVNKSVTIVGILEEIGAFGFGPSDTGAYISLESAMGYFDSEEVSQIAVKLESDDSDFIDSVSEDIEELFLNEVSVVSATAMLNTISNALATVELLLGGIAGISLLVAGIGIMNIMIVSLMERTREIGILKALGSTGRSVLLIFLGEALLIGLIGGGIGIGVGALLANFFGRFMGGLGGPGAQRAPMAITPVLTPTLALEALLFGVLVSVVFALYPAWRASKLEPVEALRSE; from the coding sequence ATGATCCAGAGGTTTCCAAGGAAACGCCACGAATTCTCAGAATGCGGGATGGGCATATTGTGTCTGACGGGGGGAACTAGATTGAAAGCACGTGATATACTATCATACTCATTTGGTGCCATTCGTCTACGGAAGGTTCGGTCTGGCCTGACCACTTTGGGAATTGTTATTGGCGTTGGGGCAATTGTTGCACTCCTATCCTTCACTCAGGGTTTCCAGGTGGCAATAACTGGCCAGTTCCAAGAAGGGCTTTCTACTGATGTTGTGAATGTACAGACAGGTTCAACTGGTTTTGGTTTCAACAGTAATGAAGATAGCGACTTCGCACTGTATGCGAACGATACTGAGCTTATTAACGAGATTGATGGTGTTGTTACTTCTAGTGCCACGATTTCTAAAACCGTTACTGTTGAATTAGACGATTCGGATAGAACACTCAGCCTAACCGGGGCAGACTTTGACGCATATCATGAGATGTATTCTACATTTGTCGCCGAACATGGGGTGATACCTGACAATCCGGCTAATGATGAGATGGTTATTGGACACCGTCTTTATGATCCGTGGAACAACGGAACACATCTGGTAGAACTCGGTGATACCGTGAACGTATACTACACGGTGAGAAACGGAACCAAGCTGGTACCTGTCAACAAGTCAGTGACAATTGTTGGGATTTTGGAGGAAATCGGTGCCTTTGGATTCGGCCCTTCCGACACGGGGGCGTACATATCCCTAGAATCAGCAATGGGGTACTTCGATTCAGAAGAGGTTTCTCAAATCGCAGTCAAGCTTGAGAGTGATGATAGTGACTTTATCGACTCTGTTTCAGAGGATATTGAAGAACTATTCCTCAACGAGGTGTCAGTCGTCTCTGCCACCGCGATGTTGAATACAATCTCTAATGCTCTCGCCACTGTCGAGCTTCTTCTTGGGGGAATCGCTGGGATATCGCTTCTTGTTGCAGGGATTGGAATCATGAACATCATGATCGTCTCCCTCATGGAGCGCACCCGAGAAATCGGAATCCTGAAGGCATTGGGCTCGACTGGCAGGAGTGTCCTACTAATTTTCCTTGGTGAAGCTCTTCTCATCGGTCTGATTGGCGGTGGCATAGGAATTGGTGTTGGGGCCCTGCTAGCCAATTTCTTTGGTCGATTCATGGGTGGTTTAGGAGGTCCTGGAGCTCAACGAGCCCCAATGGCCATAACACCTGTTCTAACACCTACATTAGCCCTTGAGGCCTTACTCTTCGGAGTACTTGTGAGTGTCGTATTTGCACTTTACCCGGCATGGCGGGCTTCCAAGCTTGAACCAGTAGAAGCGCTTAGAAGTGAGTAG
- a CDS encoding alpha/beta fold hydrolase gives MLVEITLVFLLVILVWTVISFRGWKRKITNTLREESEVANTARGKIEYALQGNGPVVLMLHGAPGGYDQGSLDMDMWVNEGFSLLTISRPGYLRTPLSTGKTFQEQADAISALLDALGISKVAIVAASAGGPVALHFALHHPDRISALVLMAAASQQYTVEENQMHSLLGRILMSDTIADFGVWLYDILTRYWTSMSLKQMFNENVTLEPEELDEYVDEVMAIPEEVAWYKRFVRTTCPMSLRNAGLNNDLEQLGQVSFDNLDVIECPTLVVHGTADGDVSYTNAEFSASSIPDARLYSLDGVGHIVGLGEHVPEMNSEILEFLGESM, from the coding sequence ATGCTCGTTGAAATCACTCTTGTCTTTCTACTAGTGATACTTGTCTGGACTGTAATATCGTTCAGGGGTTGGAAACGAAAGATTACGAATACTCTAAGGGAGGAAAGTGAAGTTGCTAACACGGCAAGAGGTAAGATTGAGTATGCTCTCCAAGGTAATGGACCAGTAGTTCTAATGCTACATGGTGCTCCTGGCGGATATGATCAAGGCTCACTAGATATGGATATGTGGGTCAACGAAGGTTTCTCATTATTGACCATTTCGAGGCCAGGCTATCTCCGCACACCATTGAGTACCGGGAAGACATTCCAAGAGCAAGCAGATGCTATTAGTGCGCTACTGGACGCGCTTGGTATCTCAAAGGTCGCGATTGTTGCCGCCTCGGCTGGAGGACCTGTAGCTTTGCATTTTGCTCTACATCATCCAGACCGAATATCGGCTCTTGTTCTAATGGCTGCAGCCAGCCAACAGTATACCGTAGAGGAGAACCAAATGCATTCCTTGCTTGGTCGGATACTTATGTCCGACACGATTGCGGATTTTGGAGTCTGGTTGTACGACATTCTGACAAGATACTGGACTAGCATGTCATTAAAACAGATGTTCAATGAGAACGTAACTTTGGAACCAGAGGAATTAGATGAGTATGTAGACGAAGTGATGGCGATCCCAGAAGAGGTTGCTTGGTATAAGAGGTTCGTCCGCACGACCTGTCCAATGAGTCTAAGAAATGCAGGGCTCAACAATGATTTGGAGCAGCTTGGGCAGGTATCTTTTGATAATTTGGACGTCATAGAGTGCCCAACATTAGTGGTTCATGGAACAGCCGATGGAGATGTATCATACACAAATGCTGAGTTCTCGGCTTCGTCAATCCCAGATGCTAGATTGTACAGTCTTGACGGTGTTGGACATATAGTCGGGTTAGGAGAACACGTCCCTGAAATGAATTCAGAAATACTTGAATTTCTTGGAGAATCCATGTGA
- a CDS encoding GNAT family N-acetyltransferase has protein sequence MITIDKARNWESYRNHWTELIASVQWYDSDVPMHYSPEEELEELESAFINKEGIFLLAKDGRAKIRGLLGVRCKGNVAKVRPWEPLVAADTSLYYVGQVLLGAARTELRRKGIETLLATLKYSIDEIDSAKQLRELYLSCDFNLTRYVGIQLIADLTQLDTAHRGPQDMIIRNIDTIDMDRVTEHVLRAYMSTPGDRSIHGNDPGVSTAEGIMRALNQVTSGSLGTMKPGLYKQGFKDGTLAGFILAVIRNRPYYPRHGLIFLFGVFPEFRRQGIGQALLYELGKTLKEYGCEYTFVGTPKENQPAINCYIDAGFEPNSWVEFYSTELNP, from the coding sequence TTGATTACCATAGACAAGGCACGGAATTGGGAGTCGTATAGAAATCACTGGACAGAATTGATTGCCTCTGTTCAGTGGTATGACAGCGATGTCCCCATGCATTATTCTCCAGAGGAGGAGCTGGAAGAACTGGAAAGCGCTTTCATAAACAAAGAGGGGATATTCCTATTGGCCAAAGACGGGAGGGCTAAGATACGAGGGCTTTTGGGTGTCAGGTGTAAAGGGAATGTTGCCAAAGTTAGACCTTGGGAGCCGCTAGTAGCAGCCGATACATCACTGTATTATGTAGGACAAGTGCTTCTAGGGGCTGCTAGGACGGAATTGAGGAGGAAGGGAATAGAGACACTTCTCGCCACGCTGAAGTACAGCATAGATGAGATAGATAGCGCAAAACAACTACGTGAGCTCTATTTGAGCTGTGATTTTAATCTAACTCGATATGTTGGGATTCAGCTAATCGCAGACTTGACCCAGCTAGATACTGCTCATAGAGGGCCACAGGATATGATTATCAGGAATATTGATACCATCGATATGGATAGAGTTACCGAGCATGTTCTCAGGGCGTATATGTCCACACCGGGGGATCGTTCTATTCATGGCAACGACCCGGGAGTAAGTACTGCTGAAGGGATTATGCGAGCGTTGAATCAGGTAACCTCGGGCTCACTGGGAACAATGAAGCCGGGTTTGTACAAGCAGGGATTCAAAGATGGGACACTTGCAGGATTCATTCTCGCAGTCATTCGAAATCGGCCATACTATCCACGCCATGGACTGATTTTCCTATTCGGTGTTTTCCCCGAATTTCGACGACAGGGAATTGGTCAGGCACTACTGTATGAATTGGGGAAAACGCTCAAAGAATATGGCTGTGAATATACCTTCGTAGGAACACCAAAGGAGAACCAGCCAGCAATCAACTGCTATATTGATGCGGGATTTGAACCCAACTCTTGGGTGGAATTCTATTCCACAGAACTGAATCCGTAG
- a CDS encoding 30S ribosomal protein S19, with translation MSQRGREPTYRGYKIQELVEMSMDDLIELLPARRRRSLKRGLPPRQKKLLKKVREARKKLKKGKAPVIRTHCRDMVILPEMVDLTFGVHDGNRFQDVKVTPLMIGHCLGEFAITNKKVKHGSPGIGATKSSAYVPLK, from the coding sequence ATGTCTCAACGTGGCAGAGAACCAACATATCGTGGCTACAAAATCCAAGAGCTCGTCGAAATGAGCATGGACGATCTCATCGAACTCCTCCCAGCTCGGCGCAGACGATCTCTTAAACGAGGCCTTCCTCCGCGCCAGAAGAAACTCCTCAAGAAGGTCAGGGAAGCTCGGAAGAAACTCAAGAAAGGAAAGGCCCCAGTCATCCGAACCCACTGCCGCGACATGGTCATTCTCCCCGAGATGGTAGACCTCACCTTTGGCGTTCACGACGGCAATCGCTTCCAAGATGTGAAAGTCACCCCTCTTATGATCGGTCATTGTTTGGGTGAGTTCGCTATCACTAACAAGAAGGTTAAGCATGGCAGCCCCGGTATCGGAGCTACCAAGAGCTCTGCATATGTGCCACTGAAGTAA
- the glmM gene encoding phosphoglucosamine mutase, translating to MGKKLFGTNGVRGIINREITPEIALSIGKAVGTVLEGEEVAIGRDCRMGGEMLQHAVTSGLLSTGKSVVDVGFVPTPTLQFIIPELGCTGGIMITASHNPPEFNGLKVMGSNGIEVSRDLEDEMEEIYFNEDFKLASWTEIGSKRSYDSAIEDYLQAIQSHIDIEAVKKQALKVVVDGANSVGSLATPILLRQLGCKVISLNAQMDGLFPGRDPEPTPENLEMLAAAVKAVGADFGVAHDGDADRATFVDENGTILWGDQSFAILASYILAEYENPTLVTPVSSGRLIEDVAKKAGATIDWTVVGSVDVSHRMTEIDAEMGGEENGGVFYPEHQAVRDGAMTAGKMAEIMAVENKTLSELVADLPQYESVKLAVDVPQEKKLDILEPLLELTKDEERITIDGVKLVYDEGWVLMRPSGTEPIWRCFAESETEETAEKLAEKGKNMILKALETLA from the coding sequence ATGGGCAAGAAGCTCTTTGGGACAAATGGCGTTCGTGGAATCATTAACCGTGAAATCACTCCGGAAATCGCTCTTAGCATAGGAAAAGCTGTTGGGACGGTTCTAGAAGGTGAGGAGGTGGCTATCGGGCGCGACTGCAGAATGGGTGGTGAAATGCTACAGCATGCAGTGACATCAGGTCTGCTTTCTACCGGGAAATCCGTTGTGGATGTTGGATTCGTCCCGACGCCCACCCTTCAATTCATTATTCCAGAGCTTGGATGTACCGGCGGGATAATGATTACTGCATCTCATAACCCCCCAGAATTCAATGGGCTCAAGGTCATGGGATCTAACGGTATAGAAGTATCTAGAGATTTAGAAGACGAAATGGAGGAAATCTACTTCAATGAGGATTTCAAACTTGCCAGCTGGACCGAAATTGGCAGCAAAAGGAGTTATGATTCTGCCATCGAAGATTACCTCCAAGCAATACAATCTCACATTGATATAGAAGCTGTGAAGAAACAAGCACTCAAGGTGGTGGTCGATGGAGCAAATAGTGTGGGTTCACTGGCAACACCAATACTGCTTCGGCAGCTCGGTTGCAAGGTCATTTCTCTGAATGCTCAAATGGATGGATTATTCCCTGGACGAGACCCCGAACCAACACCCGAAAATCTAGAAATGCTTGCAGCAGCTGTGAAAGCTGTAGGTGCGGATTTTGGTGTTGCCCATGATGGGGATGCAGACCGGGCAACCTTTGTTGATGAGAATGGCACTATCCTCTGGGGAGACCAATCCTTTGCTATCCTGGCTTCCTATATCCTAGCCGAGTATGAAAATCCGACTCTGGTAACTCCTGTAAGTAGTGGTCGCCTGATTGAGGATGTTGCTAAAAAAGCAGGGGCGACAATCGACTGGACTGTAGTAGGAAGTGTTGACGTGTCTCATCGCATGACTGAAATCGACGCTGAGATGGGCGGCGAAGAAAACGGTGGTGTGTTCTATCCTGAGCATCAGGCAGTCCGCGACGGGGCCATGACTGCTGGAAAAATGGCTGAAATCATGGCTGTTGAGAACAAGACCCTATCTGAACTCGTTGCTGATTTACCCCAGTATGAAAGCGTCAAATTGGCTGTGGATGTTCCCCAGGAAAAGAAACTCGATATTTTGGAACCTTTGCTTGAACTAACCAAAGATGAAGAACGAATTACGATAGATGGTGTGAAACTGGTGTACGACGAGGGCTGGGTTCTCATGAGACCGTCGGGAACAGAACCAATCTGGCGTTGTTTTGCTGAGAGTGAAACGGAGGAAACAGCTGAGAAGCTAGCAGAAAAAGGGAAGAACATGATTCTCAAGGCGCTGGAAACCCTTGCCTAG
- a CDS encoding tetratricopeptide repeat protein gives MPFGFFKKEKDKKYEKAAKLLAEEKYEKAISLLEEVLEVDPEHTNALTSMGVAMVSMHVNPNLADPSIAEGLDYLNRAAEIDPEDPVPIFNKAVLLRKLNRPDEAIEAFKEVLEIEERQPLALLHIAEINYELERWETAIEYARRALIRDPGLKEVMKWVPEAMEKAGMLDEEQTDQK, from the coding sequence ATGCCGTTCGGTTTCTTCAAGAAAGAGAAGGACAAGAAATACGAGAAAGCAGCCAAGCTGCTGGCGGAAGAGAAGTATGAGAAGGCAATCTCGCTTCTAGAGGAAGTCCTCGAGGTGGACCCCGAGCATACAAATGCTCTTACGTCAATGGGAGTTGCTATGGTTTCTATGCATGTCAATCCAAACCTAGCAGATCCCAGTATAGCAGAAGGACTTGATTACTTGAATCGGGCTGCAGAAATCGACCCAGAAGATCCTGTACCCATATTCAACAAGGCGGTTTTGTTGCGGAAACTGAACAGACCAGACGAGGCAATTGAAGCCTTCAAAGAAGTACTTGAAATCGAGGAGCGACAACCACTTGCCCTGTTACATATCGCAGAAATCAACTATGAGCTCGAACGCTGGGAAACTGCCATTGAGTATGCCCGACGAGCGCTTATCAGAGACCCGGGATTAAAAGAAGTAATGAAATGGGTGCCTGAAGCCATGGAGAAAGCGGGCATGCTCGATGAAGAACAAACGGACCAAAAGTAG